In Synchiropus splendidus isolate RoL2022-P1 chromosome 15, RoL_Sspl_1.0, whole genome shotgun sequence, the genomic stretch AAACTGGCCGCACAAGTTTCATCCTCATGTGTGTTTGCAGCTCTGACTCCTGCAGTACATGTACATGCAAGTCAATAAATCACAAAGTTGCCAAAGTGGCCAGATTAACCTTCTCTGCAGGGTcacaggagagactcaaagtaacCTGCTACCCCTCCACATAAGAAGGAACCAGAAGAGGTGCTTTGGGCATCTGAGTCCCGGACGTCTCAGGGGGAAGGCGGCATGTCGGTCTAGGAGGCCGGAGCCAATCTGTCTCAGAATGTGGCTGAGATCTGTGATGTCCTGAAGGTCCAGTATACAATCAATATTTTCAAACCCATTAAAACATGAAATCGTAGCAAAAAACCACTCAAAAGTGATGAAAAGGGACTTGGGAGAGACGTAACCCTCACCCTGCCAAGAGAGGCCTGGTGAGGGTACCAGAGCCTTGGCAGTACCAGGGAGGTGGTGCCCAAACAGTATTGCACAAACACTGCATTTCTGTCGCTACAAAAGATTCAGCTTAGCAACAGCTTTGTCTCCACTTTTAGTCAGACTTAAACTGGAACAAGTGGTCCCAGGCAAGGATATTCAGGCTCATTGATGAGCTTTTTCATGTCCTATGTAGGAGCTGGACATCTGGGGACCGCAGGAGCCGTTACATAACATCACTTTTTCTTCGAATAAGGGCCCCTTTAATGATACTGAATACCTGCTAAGATTGATTTGCCAAGAGAAAAGAGCTGTCCCCTCCACAGTCCAACTCAGAAACGTTTCTTACTTCTGAGTCTTCATCCGTGTTACTTTGTTCTCTTGAGCATTGAAGACTCTTCCACCATGGATGCTTCTTCAAAACAATCCTGTGTTTACGTCTCTGCACAACTTTGTATTTAAAAGTATTAACCATCTCAAAAGTGTCGAGTTACAACAGCACAAGGTCAGATTCTCTGTCGCCCAGATGCAATGCTGGCTACCTCTCCTGAGGACACATCCGGAACCTGATGAACTCACTGCTGTCCATCAGTGAAGCAGGCCAAACCTGTGGAGTCAACAGTCCAACAGGCTTCACTAACCCTCACTGACCAAAACCAACTCCTGAAACTGGATTAAACAGCACTTCATTAGGATGAATGTGGACGGACCATACCCTCCACATTCCAACGCCCAATCCCCTGCTGTGCCACTTCCACAAGGCCCGCCTCCAGGCCTCAGCCTGGTTCGCTTGACCAAGAGACACATCGAAGGCTGCTACCACCAGCGGCGCCGAGCACAACCCAAGGGATCCAGCGGTGGCACACAGCCCCTCACTGCCAAACAGAGACATGGGCGCGTGTTGCAGTTGCCCCCCGGAGCAACTTATGTGAGGATTTGTCCTCCATATTGCCTTCGCCTGCTGTCTGTGATTTGTAAGGCCCCAGGAAATTAAAGAGGTCGTTGTTTTGATAAAGAATATTTTAGAGCCGAACAACAATCAGTTCTGACGTTTTTGGAATGTTGCAACGTCTGATGTTTTATGGGGGTTTTTTTCAGCTGCTTCTGGCACAGGTTTGAAAATGAGTGTAGTGCTCCACAGGTGGAAATGCTGCTTGAAGATTCTGAAGCAGGACTTCAGCTGTCAGTCATAATAAAAGGATAAATGATTCTGCTATGAAAGGCTAATTTATTCCTGTCTTTCCGTAAACGTATCTTCTCTTGTTTGATTTGGATTAAAAATAGCCTATTTCAGTAAATAATTCAATGCAAAATTTGATCCTTTTCCAGCTCTCTCTACAGCCAAGTCCAAAAATGCCGTCAATTCAAGTCAAACGTCATTGAAATGCAGTGAACGGTTGTTGACAGTTGTGACTTTGCTGCAGAGCGCTCAGTAGCCATTGACTGAAGTGAGAAGTGTTTTGCCTCTAACGTCGCACAATTGCTGCATAGCGTTTCCCCAGAGCCCCAAATTATCCACAGGGACGTACGAGAGGCTTCATTAACATTCCCTGAGTGTTAACAGTCAGTTATtcaacacggtggtttgctttGGGAGCTACTCATTACTGTCACAGAGGGAACAGATCCTCTCCTAAAAGAGCGAAAATCCCTGTGCATATGATCTTTGTTGTCCAGATTAAGAGTCTTTAGAGTCTTAGAGAGTTTAGTAGCACATAGTATGGTATCACATATGCTGTCAGTTAACAAAACAGGAGAATCATTAAAGCCAGCCTGTAAAGAGTTGGTGGTTTGTAGCCCGACAGCTGGTGACAATGTGAGCAGTCAGGAGACGTGGGATGCGGCGTTCATGTGTTTAGGCCTCATATAAATATCCACCAACCATTCATGATCTGCGCTGCACACTTTCCCACGCAGCGTGATGAGGCTGCGGGCCTGTTGCCTATGGCTCTGTCCAACGCTGCATCACAGCTGAAGCTGGGGCAGCGCGCAAGTGTACGTCCGTTGGTTCGTCTGCATGAGAAGCGCTGGATGATCATGTGGCCATTAAGATGCCACGGCACAGGAGATATATTGGCACATTAACATTCTTGGTGGTTTGCTTTGGTTACTGTGAAGGCGCTGCTTACAACTGGGTTGTTACTGTGGGCTGTGGGATAACAAGAAAAGGAAGGCTTTAACAAGTGAGTCATTAACCAGGAGTGGATCTACAGTGTGGCGATGGATGATTGTGACGGATGACGGTGGCTTCAGGTGATTCTCTCACTGCAGATCAATTGACCCACTTTCTCTGAAGAGAGTTCGAGAAACTCTGCGGGAAAATTATTTATGTTCATGAAGTGAATACGTGATGTTTATTAAGTGAAGGATGACAATAACATTCTGAACAAATATAAACATGCCGCTGCTCCACATGACAGGGTGCTATTGAGGTGTTGCTTTCTCGTGTCATGAACTCTCACATAGTCAAAACGTAGCTTAGCATCAAAATAGCACGTCAGTCTGGTGATGAACTGAAAATCTGTCGGTGAATGTAGAAATGGCTCTAAGATGTTTCCTTCTGCTCGGACTGAAGCTAAAATGTGGAGTATGAAAGCAAAGCTAGCTGCATGCTAGCAGCACTGCCATCTccaatttgaaaacaaaaacaatcaaaattcatttgaatttatgGTTGATCAACTGATTTTTAAGTGGATGGGAAACAAAAGTTGCAAATAACATTGTGAAAAGTggcatgaaatatttttattgtgttgAATAGTTCATGTTATCACAAGCAGGTTGAGGCAGGATGGACCTGGATTATGAAACCCTCGCTGAAAAACACAAGAACACAATGCGCCACTTTTATCCAAGTGTTtcaaatattgtttaaaaaaagcgtGAGTCAAGGCCCCTGCTCTCTGAAGTGAAATGCAAGGTCAGCGCCGACTGTGGACAGAGAGAGGAGTCTGTGGCTCATGACAGGCCGGGCTTGGAGCCATCACAAAGCAGTGGGCTAATTGGATTGGAGGGTAATATCACATCAAAAGATGTCACCCGCTCCTTCAGAATGGCTGTAATGAGGGCATTCTCTAGCGTGGACACAGGAGGGATTATGGAGTACAGTACCACCACAGGAAAAATCactgcagtgacacacacacacacacacacacacacacacactcatataaATGACCTTCTTCGGCCTCAGCAACTTTTTCATTTCCATACTGGAGCTGTGATGTTTACAGAAAcgacatgcttttattttgtgttcctACTTCCTGTTGGGATCTAGTCATTTGCGCTTGTGAGTTTTTGACTCTTTGTGGCCCcacttttgttcttttctttttttattcctgcAACTTTTCTTGTGTGAGTGTTGTGAGCTTTTCCCTCAGAGTTCTCAGTGCCGTTAAGACTCCTGGGTTCTAGGATTTGCTGGGACCTTTTGGACAAATCAATGCGTTAAAGCATTTCATGAACTGGTTGCAATTGGGTGTGAAAAATGCTACCTtactttcattaaaaaaaagtgtgatgaGTGAAATGATGTGGACGGCTATATGACGTGTTTTCAatccagaacacacacagacttggtGAAGGCTCTCTGGGTCTGCTCTTACTGGGATGATGTCACACGTCATTGTAGCAGAATTGAACGAAAGCGTTTGGAGAAAGATGCGACCCAAACGGGTTGGCGTTCATCATTCAGGATGCATTGCACCTAGTGGGAGACTGAACCACTGAAAGCGACGGCGTTATGTCAGAAGGCTACGTGCTTAGCGTCGTCATTGGAGGCAAACGGGTGCATCATACTTTTCCCCCCTTTGTTTGACTTTAATTCCAACTTTTGTTcccctgtttttttctttttcgctCGACTCCTGCGTTCCTGTCGTGTTGGGGGGAGCTGCTGGCCACAACATGTTTGGGTGACTAGCACCATCTATTGGCCAAATGAATCATTTGAGAACGATTTTCTTGCGGTGAAAATAGTAACTTTCTTATATAAGATGTATTTTGACGCATGTTTCATGATACGATACAAAATTAGAtattttgaggtttttttttttcatcttttgttcCGATGCAAACTGAGTGAAGATAGTCAGAATGAGACTTTTGTTCAATGGCGGTAGCAGCATTAATAGCTCTGCTTATAAATATACGACAGTCAGAGAGATTACAATCATAATATAATGATAATTATGGAGAGGACATATCGAGAGGAGACTGGCACGCGACTCCTCTCAGTGGGGTCACGTGTCTCTCCGTGTGTGACCACGTCACTGAATCGCAGCCACTCGACGCGAAAAGTGTTGTACTCGAATATTCAAGTGAGTTTCAGTTGTTGTCCATGTTAGTTACAAGTGTAAGTGTGTAACTAAAAGAAGGCTACGtcaaagtttgtgtgtgtgaatgaatgaatgaacaatagCGATACGACACATCCAGCAAGTttgactgtttgtttgtttgtgtagtgATGGCCACCTGCCCACTGGACGTCAAACGTTCCCAGGTGAGTCATTCTCTGACTCGGTGATCAAAATCTGGGAGACTGACTTGATGTATTCATCGCAGGCGGTGTAATAAGCGGTAGTCAATTACTGTAGatacaattgtattttttaaaaacactgaaatgagCAGCGCACTGCCTCATTTGAGTCACACTCACATTTACCTGCCACGAAAGACTGGATTTGTTTTAACACAAACATATAATGTACTGGAAGAGTTGACTGGTAGTTTAAATATGgtctgattttcatttttagtttctGCCTCGGCTGCTGCCAAACCAGTTGGTAACAGAGCAACAATCGCTACAACTGGTGAAGAAGCTTCTGACCATTGCCGTGTCGAGCGTCACCTACCTCCGTGGGCTGCTACCAGAAAAAGCCTACACTGGCAAATCTGTGGGAGGTCAGTGCTCTACGTCAGCTGACCTTACCTGGGTGTTTGAGGTTCAAGAGCATTACCAGCAGCTGAGTCTCTTAAGACCAGCAGCATTACTGATCTGAACATAATCTGGCTGGCTTGTCACTAAGATATATTGTAAACACCCACTGTATTTTTATGCTCAGGACCTATTTCTGGTGGCAATTATTCCAATAAAATGAAGAACTAGGGAGAACTAGACAACATAACATCCTTTACAGATATCTGTGAACTTAAAACAGGAGTTACCGATACAGCTCAAGTCCTTTCCCAGCAACactaacaggaagtgatgtgtcTCGGCAGATACTCGCGTCATGATCCTCGCAGAGAACGCTTGTCCTGCAGCCACTCAGATTATTCACTGGTAACTGTTGCTGTCCTtcaattaatattttttatccTCATTtgtatgaaatatttcaattttttttacttttattcagGCTGAAAGGATGCTTTGAGGCCATCGAGAAAAAATACGTAAGTCATCCTCCTTGAACTGTTAAGATACACTTCAAATCTGTCTCCGTTCCGTCCAGCTGCAAGCCGCCACCCTGACGGTAAGTTGGTGACATGCCACGCTCGTGCATGAGTGAAGACTCAACACTGATGTTTTTGGTTCTAGATTTCCAGTGGTCTGGAAAGACCTGAGGTAACAGCAACCAATGCATATTGACAGATGAAAACAGACTGGGAATCCATGAGCTTTTCATTGTGTGTTGCAGATAGTGACAGAGCTCTACCGCTTCAGGATTCAGTACACTTCTGCTGGAGCGCAGATGGATTTCCAATGGAAAGTTGAAGCcatttcactgttttgtttgatgaatcgtccaGAACTTTTATGATTGTCACCTTGCTTATTTATTCCGTCTTATAGCCCGTTAGTCATTGACCACTGTTCTtctgcttgttttcttttttacccTTGACCACATTGACACCTAGTGGGCAACTGAACTTGGATCATCCTCTGTGTCAGCAGCAACGACAACATGACAACAATGGAATGTGGAAACGCCACGATGGCCAGTTCCACGCTGGTCCTGAAGCTGTTCATGCTCCTGCAGGACCTGGGTCCTCTACCAGGCTGCGTGAGGATGCGCATGATGTTGTCCTATTATCATGAGGGTATCGTCTTCTTTTTGTGCTTTAGATGAGCACCACGAACGACCTGGTGTCAATACTTCAGTTAGCTCAGCTGCTGTCAGTGTGGTGGttggacacaaacacagcacttCTTTTAAATATGGCCTTGACTGTGGGGCTCATTCAAATAGCACTCTTCTCTTTCAGTTACTCCTCAGCAGTACCATCCTCCGGGTTTCAAGGCCGCTGACGGAAGTGCTCTTGAGTTTGAGAAGGAGCCAGTGAAATTGCGCTTTGGAGGTGTTGACACTCGGTTCCACACCATCAAACTGGACATGACGACAGAGAGACACAGGCTGGAGCAGGTTCTGCACAACTTCCTTTTCGTACTTTCTCGGTTAAGCCGTGGAGAAAAACCATCACAGTGTCCCTCGACAGGTGGAGCCCAGCGTTTGTGTGAAAGAAAGCTGGCTGTTTGAAGGGGAGGCCAGAAGGAAGGTCAGAACAACAAGATCTGTCATGAATATTCTTAACTACTCCACATCCAAACTTCTTGTTTGTCAACTTTTATCTTCAGTCTCATGCGATGGAGACAGAGACATCCACAGATACAGACACGACTCTTGCAGGTAAGACTGGAGAAGCGTCACATGATCGCCTTCCATTACATGTGGGCTAAAGTGACTCAAACGTTAACATTTCATGGTTTTGAATTGAGGTGACACTATGAGGACAGTGTTTAGGTTTGTAGCTGCTTGCAATGGCAGTCATGCCTCAACAGAAGAAGTCAGAAAATGCCTTCTGACTTGACTGAAAAATGACGAAAATAGTGACCTGTCTCACACCGTTTGTGTTTCCTCAAAAGTTATTTGTGTGGCAAATCTTGAAAAGTTGACCAACAACTCTGAAGTTCCAGACACTGTTCTCACTTTATCACCTGACACCAGGCCGTTCGTCATGTGCTCTGCTTAAATTATGTGCAGAAGATGGAACAGAAAACCTGCATTAACAGTGAAATGTTGGACCTCTCGTGACTGCATGAGCCCTGGGGCCCATAGGACATACACTATGACGTGAACACACTAACTCATCAACTCATCGTTCCTCAGATTTTGGTTCCCCAGAGGCAGGAGACAAGTCTGAGGGCGAGAGCCGGTGCACCAAGCGCCGCCGGCTCAACCAAGCCACCGAGTTCTTCTGAGGCTTGAAGATGCCTCTGTCAGCATCCTGTTCTGAATTGTTGTTGCGCTGACTGAGCGTCACTTGTTGGCATATTTTGTTGTAAAAGGTTCAATTAAATCACTGCAGTTCACAGCGGCGTCACTCGATCTGCCCTGTCCAGATGTTTCATCAGTACTAGAAATCACACGTGccgtttttaaaaacacttgtaGTACCTGTCTGGACACACACCTGGACTGGAAATAATTTGGCTTCAGCTGGTATCAACCAATTGATGATTTCAAAGTCTTTATTTCACAAAAACTTTGTGTTTTGATCACATGACGGGGTAGCTGGCCAGGTTGGCAATGCCACACAGGTTTCCGCGGTTACGGGCCATCAGGATGTAGCCCTGCTCGCCCCACTGTTCACTCCAGCTGTTGACACAAACATTTCACCTTCATGTCGTGTTGCCCGAGTGCCTCCCCACTCACCTGTTTTTGATGATCCAGAACTTGCGGCCCTTGGAGGTGACCCCGTAGCCCACAGCTAGCATGGCGTGGTTGATGTCCTCCTTGTTGCAGTTGGCGTCATAGTAAATACCTGAGTACGGAGACAGACATCACCACAGAGCCTAACATGGTCTCACTATCGAGGGGTACCTCGCTGGTAGAACTGGAAGCTGCTCTGTGAAGCATCGATACCAATTGACACTGGACCCGCTTTGTAAAGGGCCACCGCCAACGCGTGCTCATCCCCTAGCGGAACCTCGCGGAAGCCCTTACAGTCCGCAGCTACGCCTGAGGTGCTGAACAGACACGACTGCTCCTGGGAGACACATGAGTGAGAGGTGCCCCTGGTGTCCCTCCACCTGAGCTCTCACCTGCCCCACGTAAGGGTACGCCTCCTCCGAGTCAATCCCCTGGTTGTCACGCACGTAAGCGAAAGCCTTGGTCATGTAACCGCCACCACAGCCACTGTTCTCTGTTACACAGTCCACCAGGTTCTGAGGACTCAGGTTCCTCAGCTGGCCTGTGGTCTTGGCCAGCTGGCCCTCCAGGGCACCAGCGGAGCTGAAGGCCCAGCAGGATCCGCAGGAGCCCTGCAGAGAGACGTGTGTCGTCTGGAACCCTCAGCTTGCCTCGGGTCAGGGAGggctcagtgtgtgtgcgacGTCCCACCTGATCTTTCACCGCTGTCACCAGACCTTTCTTGCGATAGTCCAGAGATTTAGGGATCCGGGTCAGACCTTCAAAGGCAAGCGTGTTGTTGCTGCTTCGCCTCGGTGGCGGCTCAAGTCCCGTCAGCTTCTCCAGAACTTCCTCAGACGTCTGAGAAGTCGCACTTAAAACAAAATGGCCGAAGACAACAGGAAGTGGCCTGACCACCACTCACCATATCTCCCAGGTGATTCATGCCCAGATGGTAGGAGTGCAGACCCAAGTCTGCTGCCTGGTTGTGGGCCTCGATCATCTGTAGGTTTTTCTCCCAAATGGAGCGCCGGAGCCCCTCGCTTTCCTGAAGAGGGgtatgaggatgaggaggaggaggatcacaAGATTGTCACCTGCCAGCTACTCACCAAACCTCTGTATTGCTTCCTGTGTTTTGACTTCCATTGATCCCAGAGAGAGTCCAGATTCAAGTGACTACCGTGAGCTGCTGCcacactgaggaggaggaaaccCCAAAACAGCatcctggaaacacacacacacagatggaacCTGTGACTCCTGATGCACAAACACAGTATCTTTACCTGCAGAAGATGTGAGGGAGCCCTGGAAAGCACTTTAAGATCTCGACTCTGGTGAAACAGCAAAGCGCTGGCGGGACTCTGTTGTGTGCAGCCAGTCTGTCGCAGACTTTATGAGACCAGGATCTTCCCAGTCTGGGGAGGGGGGGCGGAGTCTGTTCAGCA encodes the following:
- the hormad1 gene encoding HORMA domain-containing protein 1 isoform X1, which codes for MTVASVMATCPLDVKRSQFLPRLLPNQLVTEQQSLQLVKKLLTIAVSSVTYLRGLLPEKAYTGKSVGDTRVMILAENACPAATQIIHWLKGCFEAIEKKYLQAATLTISSGLERPEIVTELYRFRIQYTSAGAQMDFQCNDNMTTMECGNATMASSTLVLKLFMLLQDLGPLPGCVRMRMMLSYYHEVTPQQYHPPGFKAADGSALEFEKEPVKLRFGGVDTRFHTIKLDMTTERHRLEQVEPSVCVKESWLFEGEARRKSHAMETETSTDTDTTLADFGSPEAGDKSEGESRCTKRRRLNQATEFF
- the hormad1 gene encoding HORMA domain-containing protein 1 isoform X4, which gives rise to MIVTDDGGFSDGHLPTGRQTFPDTRVMILAENACPAATQIIHWLKGCFEAIEKKYLQAATLTISSGLERPEIVTELYRFRIQYTSAGAQMDFQCNDNMTTMECGNATMASSTLVLKLFMLLQDLGPLPGCVRMRMMLSYYHEVTPQQYHPPGFKAADGSALEFEKEPVKLRFGGVDTRFHTIKLDMTTERHRLEQVEPSVCVKESWLFEGEARRKSHAMETETSTDTDTTLADFGSPEAGDKSEGESRCTKRRRLNQATEFF
- the hormad1 gene encoding HORMA domain-containing protein 1 isoform X2, which gives rise to MMATCPLDVKRSQFLPRLLPNQLVTEQQSLQLVKKLLTIAVSSVTYLRGLLPEKAYTGKSVGDTRVMILAENACPAATQIIHWLKGCFEAIEKKYLQAATLTISSGLERPEIVTELYRFRIQYTSAGAQMDFQCNDNMTTMECGNATMASSTLVLKLFMLLQDLGPLPGCVRMRMMLSYYHEVTPQQYHPPGFKAADGSALEFEKEPVKLRFGGVDTRFHTIKLDMTTERHRLEQVEPSVCVKESWLFEGEARRKSHAMETETSTDTDTTLADFGSPEAGDKSEGESRCTKRRRLNQATEFF
- the hormad1 gene encoding HORMA domain-containing protein 1 isoform X3, which produces MATCPLDVKRSQFLPRLLPNQLVTEQQSLQLVKKLLTIAVSSVTYLRGLLPEKAYTGKSVGDTRVMILAENACPAATQIIHWLKGCFEAIEKKYLQAATLTISSGLERPEIVTELYRFRIQYTSAGAQMDFQCNDNMTTMECGNATMASSTLVLKLFMLLQDLGPLPGCVRMRMMLSYYHEVTPQQYHPPGFKAADGSALEFEKEPVKLRFGGVDTRFHTIKLDMTTERHRLEQVEPSVCVKESWLFEGEARRKSHAMETETSTDTDTTLADFGSPEAGDKSEGESRCTKRRRLNQATEFF
- the ctsk gene encoding cathepsin K, whose translation is MLFWGFLLLSVAAAHGSHLNLDSLWDQWKSKHRKQYRGLESEGLRRSIWEKNLQMIEAHNQAADLGLHSYHLGMNHLGDMTSEEVLEKLTGLEPPPRRSSNNTLAFEGLTRIPKSLDYRKKGLVTAVKDQGSCGSCWAFSSAGALEGQLAKTTGQLRNLSPQNLVDCVTENSGCGGGYMTKAFAYVRDNQGIDSEEAYPYVGQEQSCLFSTSGVAADCKGFREVPLGDEHALAVALYKAGPVSIGIDASQSSFQFYQRGIYYDANCNKEDINHAMLAVGYGVTSKGRKFWIIKNSWSEQWGEQGYILMARNRGNLCGIANLASYPVM